AGGTTAATGATTATCACCTGATCGTTCGTCCACTCCTTGGCCCGGGATCGCACGAGAGCAAGTGCGTGGGTGGATTCAAGCGCGGGTAAGATTCCTTCGGTTCTCGCCAGGTCATGAAAGGTGGCGAGCACCTCGTCATCGGTGGCAAAGGCATACTCCACGCGTCCGGCATCGCGCAAGTAACTATGTTCCGGCCCGACGGCGGCGTAATCCAAACCGGCTGATACCGAATGGGTCAGTTCGATCTGGCCATCTTCATTGGCCAGGAGGTAAGTCTTGGTACCCTGGAGCACGCCTAACCGGCCGCCCTGGAAACGCGCTGCATGTTCGCCGGGCCGGATTCCCCGGCCGCCGGCTTCCACACCGAACATGCGAACGCCGGGATCCTGCAGGAAAGCGTAAAAGAGGCCGATCGCATTGCTTCCGCCGCCCACGCAGGCCACCAATGTATCAGGCAACCTTTGCTCGACTTCGAGGATCTGCCGGCGCGCCTCCTCTCCGATCACCCGATGAAAATCACGCACCATCATCGGATACGGGTGTGGACCGTAAGCCGTTCCCAGCAGGTAATGCGTGTTCCGCACATTGGTTACCCAATCGCGCATCGCCTCGTTTATCGCTTCTTTCAACGTGGCCTGCCCGGCCGTAACGGGAACGACTTCGGCGCCCAGGAACCGCATGCGCGCCACGTTCAAGGCCTGGCGCTCCATGTCGACCTTCCCCATGTAAATCACACACTCGCACCCGAACCGTGCCGCCACGGTGGCGGTCGCCACCCCATGTTGTCCGGCACCGGTCTCGGCGATGATCCGCTTTTTACCCATCCGCTTTGCCAACAGGATCTGGCCCACGGCGTTGTTGATCTTGTGCGCGCCGGTGTGCAGCAGATCTTCGCGTTTAAGGTAAATACGGGGACCGCCCAGTTTCTCGGTCCAACGTTCCGCAAAATAGAGCGGGGTCGGCCGGCCGCAAAAATCACGAAGGAGCCTTTGTAACTCCGCCCGGAACGCCGGATCCTGGCGCGCCGCCTCGTATTCCAACCGGAGTTCCGTAATAGCCGGCATCAGCGTTTCCGGCACAAACACGCCCCCATACGGGCCGAAGTGGCCACTCGCGTCGGGCAATTGGGTGAGCTCAAACTTTCCCTGCATAGCCTGTTGCGTACCATCGTTGCGCTGCCGGAGTTAGATCAAGCGGAAATCGTATCGATCGTCCTCACCGTAGGTCACAACCGGGCGTCTCGGCGGCCAGCGCCAGGCCGATCACGCGCCGGTGCGGGGTCGGCATGGGAAGTTCACCCAGGGCCGCCACCGGCTGCCAGCGCTGGGATGAACCCGGCGGCTCCGGCAGGCTCGCGTGGTCGCCCCGGACCAACTGTAAGTCAACCAGGAAACGCATGATGTGATGCCGGAGTGAAACGAAGGTCGTCAGGCCGGCCGGCGAATCAGCGTCAAGAATCGGCAAGGTCCAAAGGCCTGCCCACCGGGCGGAGGCTTGGCGCTGTTCCAGCAGCACCCGGGCGCCGTCGTAAAACCACCAGTAGCGCTCGACGCGCGTCTGAGTGGGCGGCTGCGGCCGTTTGCGCGGCAAGGTTTCAGGGTCAACCGCACGGCAGGCGCGGCGGACTGGGCACCGCCCGCAGGCCGGATTGCGGGCCTTGCAAACAATTGCCCCCAGCTCCATCAACGCGTTGTTGATCAGCCGCGGCTGATCGCATTGCGCGATCCGCTCCGCGGCATCCCAAAGAATGGCTTGCCCCACGGGCGTATCGACCGGTTCCTGCAGGTTCAGCAGCCGGCTGAGCACGCGCGCGACATTTCCATCCACCACCGGCGCCGGCAGGTTATACGCGAAGCTGGCCACCGCCCCCGCCGTGTAACGGCCGACTCCGGGCAACGCTCGCAGTTCTTCCACCGAACGAGGGAACACGCCGCCCCATTTTTCCACCACCATCCTCGCGCAACGTTGAAGGTTGTGGGCCCGGCGGTACAATCCCAGCCCCTGCCAGAGCGCCAGCAGGTCCTGCATCGAAGCTGCGGCGAGCGCGTCAACGGTCGGGAACCGCTCCAGCCACCGGTGATAGTAAGGAATCGCGGTCACCACCTGCGTCTGTTGCAACATGAACTCCGAAACCAGGATCGCGTAAGGATCGTCGGTTTCACGCCACGGCAACCTGCGTCCCTCCGCCCGGTACCACTTCAGCAGTGCCTTGCGAAATGCCGTGCTATCAATCCCGACTTGGTTCATGCTGTCAAAGGTGCAAACGTACACCGCCACCCTTTCTTTGTCGCAGACCGAGGCCCTGCGGAAGACGTTGGAAGCGGAGGGTTTTGAGTTTGCCGGCCG
The genomic region above belongs to Verrucomicrobiota bacterium and contains:
- the trpB gene encoding tryptophan synthase subunit beta, giving the protein MQGKFELTQLPDASGHFGPYGGVFVPETLMPAITELRLEYEAARQDPAFRAELQRLLRDFCGRPTPLYFAERWTEKLGGPRIYLKREDLLHTGAHKINNAVGQILLAKRMGKKRIIAETGAGQHGVATATVAARFGCECVIYMGKVDMERQALNVARMRFLGAEVVPVTAGQATLKEAINEAMRDWVTNVRNTHYLLGTAYGPHPYPMMVRDFHRVIGEEARRQILEVEQRLPDTLVACVGGGSNAIGLFYAFLQDPGVRMFGVEAGGRGIRPGEHAARFQGGRLGVLQGTKTYLLANEDGQIELTHSVSAGLDYAAVGPEHSYLRDAGRVEYAFATDDEVLATFHDLARTEGILPALESTHALALVRSRAKEWTNDQVIIINLSGRGDKDVHQIAEHGRSHDPL
- the mutY gene encoding A/G-specific adenine glycosylase, coding for MNQVGIDSTAFRKALLKWYRAEGRRLPWRETDDPYAILVSEFMLQQTQVVTAIPYYHRWLERFPTVDALAAASMQDLLALWQGLGLYRRAHNLQRCARMVVEKWGGVFPRSVEELRALPGVGRYTAGAVASFAYNLPAPVVDGNVARVLSRLLNLQEPVDTPVGQAILWDAAERIAQCDQPRLINNALMELGAIVCKARNPACGRCPVRRACRAVDPETLPRKRPQPPTQTRVERYWWFYDGARVLLEQRQASARWAGLWTLPILDADSPAGLTTFVSLRHHIMRFLVDLQLVRGDHASLPEPPGSSQRWQPVAALGELPMPTPHRRVIGLALAAETPGCDLR